In Phragmites australis chromosome 16, lpPhrAust1.1, whole genome shotgun sequence, one DNA window encodes the following:
- the LOC133895526 gene encoding uncharacterized membrane protein At1g16860-like produces MGSRFPSHQLSNGLYVSGRPEQPKEKAPVICSTAMPYTGGDIKKSGELGKMFDIHRKSGPLGNQPSRNTSFGGAASNSGPVSNSVSRTNYSGSISSVVPGTGGSSRTKSNSGPLNKHGEPTKRSSGPQSGGVTPMARQNSGTQPPVIPATGLLVSGPLNSSGAPRKVSGPLDSSAPMKMRATSFAHNQAVTNLNVEDGYSIKGSIPSTIFWLVALLFVVGLVAGSFILGAIHNPILLIVVVVIFGFVTALVTWNMCYGTKGVTGFVSRYPDADLRTAKDGEYVKVTGVVTCGNVPLESSFQRIQRCVYTSTCLYEYRGWDSKAANSQHRRFTWGLRSMERHAVDFYISDFQSGLRALVRAGSGARVTPYVDESVVIDINPDNKDMSPEFLRWLRGKNLSSDDRIMRLKEGYIREGSTVSVMGVVQRNDNVLRIVAPAEPISTGCQWAKCILPTSLDGLVLRCDTSDMDVIPV; encoded by the exons ATGGGTTCGCGGTTTCCATCCCACCAGCTAAGCAATGGTCTTTATGTCTCGGGCCGACCCGAGCAACCTAAGGAGAAGGCCCCAGTCATTTGCTCCACAGCTATGCCATACACTGGTGGGGACATTAAGAAATCCGGAGAGCTTGGAAAGATGTTTGATATCCATCGAAAATCTGGTCCTTTGGGTAATCAACCCTCAAGGAATACTTCATTTGGTGGTGCTGCTTCCAACTCTGGACCAGTTTCTAACTCAGTTAGTCGCACCAACTACTCTGGTTCTATTTCATCAGTAGTTCCTGGCACTGGAGGATCTTCAAGGACAAAATCTAATTCTGGACCGCTCAATAAGCATGGAGAACCAACAAAGAGGTCGTCTGGCCCCCAGTCTGGTGGAGTGACCCCGATGGCCCGCCAGAACTCTGGCACTCAGCCTCCTGTTATTCCTGCAACTGGGCTACTCGTCTCTGGTCCGTTGAATTCATCTGGTGCTCCACGAAAAGTATCAGGTCCTCTTGATTCTAGTGCACCAATGAAGATGCGTGCCACCTCTTTTGCACACAACCAGGCTGTCACAAATCTCAATGTGGAAGATGGTTACTCGATTAAGGGCAGCATTCCAAGCACAATATTTTGGCTGGTTGCATTACTCTTTGTGGTTGGGTTAGTAGCAGGCAGCTTCATTCTCGGCGCTATTCATAATCCAATTTTGCTTATAGTTGTCGTGGTGATATTTGGTTTTGTTACTGCACTTGTGACCTGGAACATGTGTTATGGAACAAAAGGTGTGACTGGGTTTGTCAGTCGCTATCCTGATGCAGATCTTAGAACCGCAAAAGATGGAGAGTATGTGAAGGTTACTGGG GTTGTTACTTGTGGAAATGTCCCCCTTGAGTCCTCATTCCAAAGGATTCAGAGATGTGTTTACACTTCAACTTGCTTGTATGAGTATAGGGGTTGGGATTCGAAAGCTGCTAACTCTCAGCATCGCCGTTTTACTTGGGGACTCAGGTCAATGGAG CGGCATGCAGTAGATTTCTATATCTCTGATTTCCAATCAGGACTGCGAGCATTGGTCAGAGCAGGATCTGGTGCACGTGTAaccccatatgtcgatgagtcTGTTGTCATTGACATAAACCCTGACAACAAGGACATGTCACCTGAATTCCTGAGGTGGCTACGAGGAAAGAACCTCTCGAGCGACGATCGGATCATGCGCCTAAAAGAAGG ATACATTAGGGAGGGAAGCACTGTGAGTGTTATGGGTGTTGTTCAAAGGAACGACAACGTGCTGAGGATTGTTGCTCCAGCTGAACCCATCTCCACTGGCTGTCAGTGGGCCAAGTGCATCCTTCCAACCAGCCTTGACGGCCTGGTCCTGAGATGCGATACATCCGACATGGATGTGATACCAGTCTAG
- the LOC133895405 gene encoding F-box/kelch-repeat protein At1g51550, whose amino-acid sequence MGCGGGQEAAGGGEQMDETGSASTASPPPLPPIAQLGYDQVLSVLRLLPPEAVLSFAATCRSFRAWASSDALWEALCRRDWGARAAAALAERRRGGGLPAPWRRVYAEVARLDALSARRVPVKGASPRPRASHSLNLVAGWLVLFGGGCEGGRHLDDTWVAYAGNGAGNGSPTILNWQQLASGTPSGRFSHSCTLVGDVLVLFGGITDRGQRLNDTWIGQIICEEPQRMRISWRLLEVGPLAPPPRGAHAACCVDDQFIVIHGGIGLYGSRLGDTWLLDLSNGLRSGIWHQIRNTWPLPPPRSGHSLTWIGGTHMVLFGGRGSEFEVLNDVWLFDISDHYPKWKELKYDLSSSLGEMPFPRVGHSAILALGGKVLVYGGEDSQRRRKDDFWILDIPAQLQYESGSKKMTKRMWKRLKIDGQCPNYRSFHGACVDTSGCCVYILGGMVDGLVHPAEALGLRFDGQLYQVELVLHL is encoded by the exons ATGGGATGCGGCGGGGGGCAAGAGGCTGCAGGCGGCGGTGAGCAGATGGATGAGACGGGGTCCGCCTCGACGGcgtcgccaccgccgctgccgcccaTCGCGCAGCTAGGCTACGACCAAGTACTGTCCGTCCTCCGCCTGCTCCCGCCCGAGGCCGTGCTCTCCTTCGCCGCCACCTGCCGCTCCTTCCGCGCTTGGGCCTCCTCCGACGCGCTCTGGGAGGCACTGTGCCGCCGCGACTGgggcgcccgcgccgccgccgcgctcgccgagcgccggcgcggcggcggcctgcCGGCGCCGTGGCGGAGGGTGTACGCCGAGGTCGCCAGGCTCGACGCCCTGTCCGCGCGCCGCGTCCCCGTGAAGGGCGCCTCCCCGCGGCCCCGCGCGTCGCACTCGCTGAACCTTGTCGCTGGCTGGCTCGTGCTTTTCGGTGGCGGCTGCGAGGGAG GTCGCCATCTTGATGATACTTGGGTAGCTTATGCTGGAAATGGAGCTGGAAATGGATCGCCTACTATACTTAACTGGCAGCAATTAGCCTCTGGCACTCCAAGTGGTCGTTTCAGTCATTCATGCACTCTAGTCGGTGACGTGCTAGTCTTGTTTGGTGGCATCACTGATCGTGGGCAACGGTTGAATGATACATGGATAGGCCAGATTATTTGTGAAGAACCTCAGAGGATGCGGATCTCATGGAGACTGCTGGAGGTTGGTCCACTTGCACCACCACCTCGTGGAGCCCATGCAGCCTGCTGTGTGGATGATCAGTTTATTGTAATTCATGGTGGGATAGGACTCTATGGCAGCCGGCTTGGTGATACATGGCTTCTTGATCTCTCCAATGGCCTCCGATCTGGCATTTGGCACCAAATAAGGAACACATGGCCCTTGCCTCCACCTCGTTCTGGTCACTCTTTAACCTGGATTGGTGGGACACACATGGTCCTTTTTGGTGGTAGAGGATCAGAATTTGAGGTTCTTAATGATGTCTGGCTGTTTGATATTAGTGATCACTACCCGAAATGGAAGGAGCTAAAGTATGACTTGTCTAGTTCTCTAGGTGAAATGCCTTTTCCACGGGTTGGGCATTCAGCAATACTTGCATTGGGTGGCAAGGTCCTTGTATATGGTGGGGAGGACTCACAAAGGCGGCGGAAGGATGACTTTTGGATCTTGGATATACCAGCTCAACTTCAATATGAGTCAGGTTCCAAGAAAATGACCAAAAGGATGTGGAAAAGGCTAAAAATTGATGGCCAGTGCCCGAATTATCGATCCTTCCATGGGGCATGTGTAGATACTTCTGGTTGCTGTGTGTATATTTTGGGTGGAATGGTTGATGGCCTTGTGCACCCTGCAGAAGCCTTGGGCTTGAGATTTGATGGGCAGCTGTATCAAGTGGAGCTTGTGCTACATCTTTAA